TCGATCGTTTTCACCGTGGCACGCTTGAACCGCTCGAAGTCTTTCGCTGACCAGAGACTCCGATGCCGTTCCAGCTCGTTGGCGCATAAATCCGCCTGGCCTGTCTCGTACTTGGGCGTGGTGACGATCACCGCCTTGCCCGCTTTCTTCAGCGCGTCACGCAACAGCCGCAGACCCGCGCGCTTTTCGAAGTGTTCGATGATGTCGCCCATGAAAACAAGGTCGTAGCGCGGAAGCTTTTTCATCAACTCGCCGGCGTCGCCAATGTGAATCCGATCGTAAAGATAACGGTGCATCGGCGTAAGATACGCGGCGTGACCCTCAATGCCGTCAATGCGCACACGCCAATTCTTGCGGCGATAGCGCGTCGGATCCTGTTCCGCCTCGTTGATGTCCGTGTATTCGCGGAACAGATGACCCCATTTGCCGAAACCGACGCCGACATCGAGGATGGACTTCGGCCTGAGCTGGCGCACCAGATGAATCACGGTCGGGATGGTATTTGGCCGGCTGCTGGGCATGCAGGTTACTTTCGCGGTTTCAGATGGAACACTGCCAGTCGGTCGTTTGTCAGTAGGCAAGGGTAGTGCGTCTGCAAATAGGTTCTCAAGCCTGTGTAGTGGTCCAGCCACCAAAAAGACGGCCAGGCAAAGACGATGTGGCTCGCGCCCGCATGTCGAAGGCGCTCCAGCTCACGAATCGCGGTTTGATCTTCCCCCGGCGGCCCCCAATAACGTCCCTCGTGCTCGAGAAATGGAATGATCCGTCGTCGCGGAAACTCGGCTTCATTTCCCCATTGGTCGTCATTGACGAGGATGAAACTATCCCCCTCCGGCACAAGCTGCAGGATTTCCGCGGTTGCCAGTTGTAATTGCTCCGCCCAGCGCGCAGCGTTTGAATCGGCGGCGTTCTGCCCGGTGCCGTTCTCGGCGACGGTCTCTCCGGCCATCCCCAGAAGTTCAACCATCTGGCGAGTCATCTTTTTTGATGCGATAAAAAGTTTCTGCTGCATGCCGTCGATCTTTTGCGGCAGCACGAACGTCGCGCAGTTTAGTCCGGCCTCGGCATAGACAGCCTGATAATCATGAATCCAGACGTGTTCGGGCGGCTTCCACGGCCACGCTTCGCTCCAGTCAATGTTCATGATAAAACTCGAAATTGCGGAGAGTTGTCCAATCAACGAACGCACCGCCGCCCTGGGATGATGCAGCAATACTTCGACCGCGATGGATGCGTCGTAGCCCGCGCCCGGGAGCGGGGTATCCGAATAAAAATCGTGCTGCACAAAACGGATGTTGGCGGCTCCCGCGCAGTGGAGTCTGGCAGCTTCGAGACGATCAGTGCTCAGATCCAACGCGGTAATCTGCGCGGTTGGATACATTTCTGCCAGCAATCTGGTAATGCGTCCCGATCCGCAGCCCAGTTCGAGAATCGACTGCAACGACAATTTGCTTTGGCGAAGTGTTTTGGACAGGAAACGCTCTTGCAGGAGGTGGTATTCCGCGTAACGCGTTTCGTCCGCCGGATTCGCCCGGCCTCGCTTCAGCCAGTATTCGTTGACGTTGAACTCGTCACTCATGGGATCCGATCCGATACTGTTAAAAAAAGGCTCTGTGGCTCCCGAACGCGCCAATCATCCCGGAATAAATCGTTTCCAATAGAACGTTCAACTTGCGAATGTCGTAACGGGATTCCACAAACCGGCGTCCCGCCCGGCCCATGGCGGGCCATGTTTCCGGATGCCCCAGCAGATGCTCCAGCCGTTCCGTCAACGCGTCGACGTCCCGTTCAGGAACGAGAAATCCGGA
This window of the Candidatus Angelobacter sp. genome carries:
- a CDS encoding class I SAM-dependent methyltransferase, which translates into the protein MSDEFNVNEYWLKRGRANPADETRYAEYHLLQERFLSKTLRQSKLSLQSILELGCGSGRITRLLAEMYPTAQITALDLSTDRLEAARLHCAGAANIRFVQHDFYSDTPLPGAGYDASIAVEVLLHHPRAAVRSLIGQLSAISSFIMNIDWSEAWPWKPPEHVWIHDYQAVYAEAGLNCATFVLPQKIDGMQQKLFIASKKMTRQMVELLGMAGETVAENGTGQNAADSNAARWAEQLQLATAEILQLVPEGDSFILVNDDQWGNEAEFPRRRIIPFLEHEGRYWGPPGEDQTAIRELERLRHAGASHIVFAWPSFWWLDHYTGLRTYLQTHYPCLLTNDRLAVFHLKPRK
- a CDS encoding class I SAM-dependent methyltransferase, yielding MPSSRPNTIPTVIHLVRQLRPKSILDVGVGFGKWGHLFREYTDINEAEQDPTRYRRKNWRVRIDGIEGHAAYLTPMHRYLYDRIHIGDAGELMKKLPRYDLVFMGDIIEHFEKRAGLRLLRDALKKAGKAVIVTTPKYETGQADLCANELERHRSLWSAKDFERFKRATVKTIDRATLLAVLHKDGAPQLHCTPPLSAKTAESRRLRLAIQDIERHLPLAEWFVLVDEEQIRSRLPHKHALPFLQRAGMYWGPPPDDATAIQELEQLRKTGASRMVFVWSCFWWLEHYSALNRHLRERFPVSLSNERVLIFDLRP